A window of Gymnogyps californianus isolate 813 chromosome 28, ASM1813914v2, whole genome shotgun sequence genomic DNA:
AAACCACTTCACATGTTCTATTCATTGACGATCTAAACATCAAATATTGTGAAAGTATTTTACCTTTTGAGTTTAGATGCCTAAATTTAAACATCTGATTTCAGACTAAATCCTACCCTACATTAAGCCAGTTGAATTCCTTCAGAAATATAAATCTGGAATTTATCAGGGCCTCAAGCAAGCACGGATGCCatgaccagcctcacctgggaccTTCATCCTCTGCCCAtagctccagcagctccacaTAAGCTCAGGCCTGGATGTTCTTCCCCCTACCTCCCCTCCCACTTGTGCGAGCTGTGTTGTAAGCAGTCCTGTGCCTAGCCCTGTCACCTACTCTTCCTGACTTGTTTCTAGGCTTCCTGGATTGACCTTGGGCCTGATTTGTCACCGTGTGTTTATCAGATGATCGCTGGCCCTCAAAGGAACCTGCTAACGTCACTGGCCCTGTTCTGCTCGCCTTTTGTGTGTGCTGCAGGATTGCAGGATTGCACCGCCTACTCACTGgcggggcagtgtgagaagcagaaaaggccttgacgctgtgtaggcactgctcagcagtaactaaaacatccctgtgttatcaacactgttttcagcacaaatccaaaacatagccccatactagctactatgaaaaaatctaactccatctcagccaaaAACAGTACACACATTCAAAAGATTATTACAAAAAAACAGCATCCTTGGGCAACTACACAGCCCACATGCCACTTCAAGCACTTTCTATTGAAACAATACCAGATAAAGCACCAAGTTGCCTTACAGCTCAAGCCCAATGTAGCTGAAGGAGAGGTCCCTGAAAAGAGTGGGCACATGCTGTTCTCTACCGCTTACTCTGGGGACCAGAGATCACTCTTGAGGATTCATTCTCTGAGCAAGGAAGATGGAGCTGCACTGAACCACAGTGCTCTGCAGGGTTTATGTGCCACACCGCTGTAAGGAAAGCAGCATGGATGCCTACTGTTCTCAGACAAAGGGGAAGACTAATCCCCAGAGTGGTTCACAAAGATAGTACAGACTGGGCCTCAACCATCTTCCACATCAGATAAGCCAGACATCCGAGCATTTCGTTACCGCCAGGAAGCTTCTTTTCGTGGGAGCCTGGCGCATGTCACGTTGCTCTTTAAAAGACTTGTCTGCAAAAGGTCAGAGAGACCATGGGATTCCAGAATCATCCGGGCATGAAGGGGCCTTAGCAGTCAATTATTACAACCTCATGCTCAATTCAGGATCAACACTCAattcagaccaggttgctcagggcttaGCCCGGTCACATCTTGCAAGCCTCCAAAGATGGAATACCGTGGACCACTTTCAATGCATAATTATTgtcagaacaattttttttcattatattcacTTAGAATCTCCACTTTTTCAGTCTGTGATCATTGTCTTGTCCTCCTGTCATGTACCTCTATAAAGGACCTGTGTTTGCCTTCTCAGTAGCCTCTCCATTGGTACTGGAAAGCTGTCATAAGGTCCCACTaagccttctgttctccaggatCAAGAAACTCAGTTCCCTGAGCCTCACCAAATACAGTGTGTTCTTCCAGCACCTTGGCCATCTTGGTCATCTCACCAGACTCACCCAAGCTTATGAACATCTTTCTTATACTGGAGGACCCCAAACCGGATGCACTATTCCAGAGTCAGTGCTGGGTAAAAGGGAATAAACACTTCCCTCCATAGCCTGCTGACTATGCTCCTCATGATACAGTTCAGCACACTGTTAGTTTTCAAGCCCAAGAGTCACAGACAGAAGTTTTGAGCAGAAATCAGCTTTACTGATACCAGTGTTGTCAAGGAGGGAAAACGAGGACAAACTTCTCCCCTAGTGGCAAATTAGCTAACAAACCCATCTGGGTCCCACTCCACTGGACATTCTCTTCAGTTATTGCAGGTCATGACTTCAGTGCTGAACTAAGTTACCACCACTTGGCTCCTCCTCTTGGGGCATGCTTTCGAGCTCATTCTAGGCTACATTCATGCGGGAGGAGAAGTGTCCAGAAGAAACTACCTCGATAGACGGGGCGTATGTTAAGATactctttcagaaaagcttgtGAACACTCTTTGTGCCTCTGATGAAAGGTGAGAATATGAAACCTTTGTTGCTGgctccttttctattttctttgctgtcttctctttcGTATGTTCTTCACTGGGTCAAATAATGCAACGAGTTATATTCCATGTCCTGTATTTGTCTGACTCTTTCAGTGTCATAGGTAAACAGAACTAACTgttacagttttaaattaatattttagtgtCATGAACGTTAATATCACCATCTTCAATtcaatggaaaatgaagagagaCTTGCTCCACACTTGTTCATCCCAGTAATCCCTTAGTATTGTATGAAAAACATGATCATTGGAGATTCATTCAACCTCAAGTTAGTCACCTAATTCTGAGCTAAGTTTTAATCAacacaggagaggaaaggctgGCGCCTCTGCACGGTGATTCAAGTAAACCATCTTAGACTTGCATCTTCATCAAGAGATGACTGATGCTATAGAAGAGTCAGTCTCTCTTCGTTGACACTAGTGGAAGGGGAAACCACCAGCAGAGTCTGTTTGCAGATCTCCTGGAAGTGCAATGAGATGAGGTGAATTCTACTGAAGATCTAATTCTGTGCCATTAGGCTCCAAGGCAGAAATTGTAACTCTACTTGTTGTGCCTGAGTATTGGAGCCTCTTCTTAGACATTTGGAATGGAATTCCAGGCACAATTTTGGATGGTCAAAATTAGGTGGACCAGACAGAACTACCTAAAATCTACTAGAAACGAGGATATTTGGGAAGATCTCCAGTTGCCGCTAGCAGCACTCTAGCTTGGTGAAACACAAGCCCAGAGACAGCTTCAGCCTTACACTGTTGAGTAAATCCTCATGCAGACAGTCTCTGATCTCTCTGTTATCAGCCAGATTCCTGGAGGACAACCACCAGAAATGGTCAGAAATGTCACCCTTCTCTGCTTGCAATTAATAGGTTTGCACCTTCAGTAGCTGAGATCCCTTCATAGCCCTGATTGGTCATAGTTAGATAAAGTATGTAGGGTTCATGATGCACAGCCGGTAAACATTGTTTCTCTGTTCCTCAGGtaactttaaaattcttttagaAAAGTGGCTATTTAAATTGCATATTTGATTATAAATTAGTAAATTGATATCTCTGTTCTCTTCTGTCTACCTATCACCCTGTGGTACAATGATAACActattctcttttcctctccttgcttTCACTTCTGAAAGGTCTTGCTTTTAGCCCAGTGCAGATTCATTTTGTACCCAAACAGCCCTGGTGGAAATCAGGTCTCAGCGTCTATGTTTTGGGATTCACGTGTAGAAGTCTAAGTCCACACCAGTCAGGGAAGATCCACCCTGCAATGTGATTGCTTTAAAATGTCCCTGATactattttggggggggggggggggggggggggggggggggggggggggggggggggggggggggagagaggaaaaaaaaaagtcctgttaGTCCTTTGAAGAACTGCATCCATAGATTAATTTATCGTATTTAtctattataattattattgcTGTAATATCTATCATTCTATTCAAGTACTGATATGACTTTCCTTGTACACGGAAATATTTTCTcccttattttttctgttgtgggtttgggggatttttttgcctttggaaacacctctgtctccctctctctctctctttctctatttttaacatTGGATTGAGTATGTTCTGGCCATGATGCGgtaatgtctttatttttattcctacGTAGGGGACACCAAGGCAAATGCATCCACGGAATCTCACCAAGGTCTCTGAATTCATCCTTGAGGGTGTTTTCGACAACCCTCACCTCCAAGGTCTCTATATTGTAATATCTTTGTGTCTCTACCTCACTGCTATCCTCAGCAACTCATTTGTCATTATAGCTACCGTTGTCCACCCACCACTTCACATCCCTATGTACTTTTTCATCTCCAACCTGGCCATCCTTGACTTGGTAGGTATCTCCTCAGTTCTGCCCAAGATGTTGGAGAACCTGATCCTGGGCAAGAACACCATCTCCTTTGAGGGCTGTGTAGCACAGCTCTACACCTTCACTTTCTCAGGCTCAACAGAGCTTATACTGTTAACAGTCATGTCTTATGACCGGTacctggccatctgccagcccctTCACTACGTAACCATGATGAGCAAGGGGACCCGCATCTCTTTAATGACTGGTGTCTGGGGCATCGGTACTGTCAATTCCCTCATAAACACCCTTCTTGTGGCACAGCTGGACTTCTGTGGGCCAAATTTAGTCCAAAATTTCTTGTGTGAGATACCCTCGGTCCTTGCCCTGTCCTGCAGCTCAACCTATCTCACTGAAATCATGGTTTACATGGCAGACATCATCTTAGGCATGGGAAACTTCCTGCTGGTCATCCTTTCCTATTGTCTCATCATCATCACCATCCTGAAAAtccagggctctgcagggaaGTGGAAAGCCTTCTCCACCTGCTCCTCACACCTTGCTATTGTTGGCTTGTTCTACTCCACTGTCATCTACACCTATATCCAGCCAACTAGCACTCcattagagaagaaaaacaaaacagtgagcATTATGTACACTCTGGTGACTCCCACTCTGAATCCTCTGATCTACAGCCTGCGCAACAAAGTGATCAAAGCAGTGTTCTGGAAAATCGTAACATTTCATAAGACAAATTAATGCACAGAGCCACATGCCCATACTTTGCAGCCCTGTTCTGCATGGTCCACACTAACGGATAGTTGCAGTGTTGTGTCAACCTTTGCTGCCAATAAAGGTGACATTGCTTTTACTGAAGTTCATGTGACCGCAACAATGGTAGTTCTTAAGGAGAAATTATCTGAACTGAGGATACGCAGAGCAGGGTGAGGTGAAGTGTGCCTCACAAGTGTCTGTTACTCTGAATCCTCTAGAAAGGGAAGCAAGAGCACGAACTCAATGGAGATGACTATATGGTAGCTTTGATCAAATAAGTTTACACTTATTTATGTCAGCTGAAACTAGAGTTTTTTAGCAACcatagatttcttttctgtagtcATCTGATGGAATGCAAATACTGGTGATCTCTTGAGTCCATCTCCCTTTTTGGTCAGCAGAGACGAAAAAGCACTTTAAAGATGGAATTCATCTGATGTTTCCAGACCTCCCTCTGCTTCTGAAATTGTACCTTAAAGGTCTGTTTCTCACTGTTGTAAAGGACAATGCCCTCCTACAGTTACCTCAGCCTACCTATTGATAAACTATCcaacatttatgtttttaatgttttttagtATAAAATCAGATCTTTACTTAAGAATATAGAAAT
This region includes:
- the LOC127026698 gene encoding olfactory receptor 13G1-like; this encodes MHPRNLTKVSEFILEGVFDNPHLQGLYIVISLCLYLTAILSNSFVIIATVVHPPLHIPMYFFISNLAILDLVGISSVLPKMLENLILGKNTISFEGCVAQLYTFTFSGSTELILLTVMSYDRYLAICQPLHYVTMMSKGTRISLMTGVWGIGTVNSLINTLLVAQLDFCGPNLVQNFLCEIPSVLALSCSSTYLTEIMVYMADIILGMGNFLLVILSYCLIIITILKIQGSAGKWKAFSTCSSHLAIVGLFYSTVIYTYIQPTSTPLEKKNKTVSIMYTLVTPTLNPLIYSLRNKVIKAVFWKIVTFHKTN